One Pieris napi chromosome Z, ilPieNapi1.2, whole genome shotgun sequence DNA window includes the following coding sequences:
- the LOC125062144 gene encoding mucin-2-like isoform X7: MRLQILLLIGAAWADVLPNGCPRDFSVHHLLRHEDCTKFYSCSNGVPIEMSCGPGTGFDFDLQKCTEDTSGCAKNDHNFIDSGGTCIPTAHETDCTKFYSCENGVHVLATCDPGYRFNTEMGKCEVSSKVTCKHIKKRSIQTRCPNDVWIQMNIPHESDCDKYYRCFHGNRILMSCFNGAHYNPKTQSCDTPENAGCADGEIMEDCPANTFIPIFLPHDTDCNKYYRCFRGNKQVQRCGHGQHFNAKTQLCDTIANAGCQEESNTPNGCSKDEISLPHEQCDKYYKCVHGNKILMPCPTGTHFSFELQRCDWPNIAKCEPTQTPTTTTTTTTTTTTTTPKPESTPRPGYFPNGCPIDYRIEQLLPHPDCTKFYQCVHGFKQEMPCPGGTHFSIHLQRCDWPSIAKCVPGTTTTTQRSITTTRQPTTSRQPTTTTRRPTTTTTTTTKPPISTPRPGYFPNGCPIDYRIEQLLPHPDCGKYYQCVHGFKQEMPCYHGLHFSYELQRCEWPNIAKCVPGGTTTTRLPTTITTKLPSTTSTTTTTTTTKPVSTPRPGYFPNGCPVDYRIEQLLPHPDCTKFYQCVHGFKQEMPCPGGTHFSFELQRCDWPNIANCKPGASTSSPTTTTSTTPSTTTSTPRPTTTTPSLTTTSKPEYLPNGCPKDFSVHLLLPHEYDCTKFYYCNFGEKVERQCNSNLYFDPILQVCNWPSAVDCKPSTPPPSTTIKDPETTTSEVTTPVATSPDITVSPEVSTPDPTTPEATSTEVTTPKATTAEDTTFEPTTPAATTPEATTIDEITLEPTIPEATTPEATTAEDTTLEPTTPVATTPEATTAEDTTLESTTPVATTPEATTAEDTTLEPTTPAATTPEATTAEDTTLEPTTPEATTPEATTAEDTTLESTTPAATTPEATTAEDTTSEPTTPEATTPEATTPEATTPEATTAEDTTLEPTTPEATTTEATTAEDTTLEPTTPEVTTAEDTTLEQTTPAATTPEATTAEDTTLEPTTPEATTPEATTAEDTTLESTTPAATKPEATTAEDTTSEPTTPEATTPEATTPEATTPEATTAEDTTLEPTTTEATTPQATTAEDTTLEPTTPEATTPEATTVKDTTLEPTTPETTTPVATTVEDTTLEPTTPEATTPEATTAEDTTLEPTTPEATTAEDTTLEPTTPEATTPEATTVEDTTLEPTTPEATTPEATTVEDTTLEPTTPEATTAEDTTLEPTTPETTTPVATTVEDTTLEPTTPEATTAEDTTLEPTTPEATTAEDTTLEPTTPETTTPVATTVEDTTLEPTTPAETTPEATTVEDTTLEPTTPEDTTPEATTVEDTTLEPTTPEATTPEATTAEDTTLEPTTPEATTAEDTTLEPTTPEATTAEDTTLEPITPETTTPVATTVEDTTLEPTTPEATTPEATTAEDTTLEPTTPEATTAEDTTLEPTTPEATTAEDTTLEPTTPEATTPEVTTAEDTTLEPNTPAATTPEATTAEDTTLEPTTPEATTPEATTAEDTTLEPTTPEATTTEATTAEDTTLEPTTPEATTAEDTTLEPTTPEATTAEDTTLEPTTPEATTPEATTAEDTTLEPTTPEATTTEATTAEDTTLEPTTPAATIPEATTAEDTTLEPTTPAATTPEATTAEDTTLEPTTPEATTTEATTAEDTTLEPTTPEVTTPEDTTLEPTTPAATTPEATTVEDTTLEPTTPEDTTPEATTVEDTTLEPTTPEATTTEATTAEDTTLEPTTPEVTTAEDTTLEPTTPAATTPEATTVEDTTLEPTTPEDTTPEATTVEDTTLEPTTPETTTPVATTVEDTTLEPTTPEATTAEDTTLEPTTPEATTAEDTTLEPTTPETTTPVATTVEDTTLEPTTPAETTPEATTVEDTTLEPTTPEDTTPEATTVEDTTLEPTTPEATTPEATTAEDTTLEPTTPEATTAEDTTLEPTTPEATTAEDTTLEPTTPEATTPEATTAEDTTLEPTTPEATTAEDTTLEPTTPEATTAEDTTLEPTTPEATTPEVTTAEDTTLEPNTPAATTPEATTAEDTTLEPTTPEATTPEATTAEDTTLEPTTPEATTTEATTAEDTTLESTTPVATTPEATTAEDTTLEPTTPAATTPEATTAEDTTLEPTTPEATTPEATTAEDTTLESTTPAATTPEATTADDTTLEPTTPAETTPEATTADDTTLEPTTPEATTPEPTTADDTTLEPTTPEATTPEPTTADDTTLEPTTPEATTPEATTVEDTTLESTTPEATTPEPTTADDTTLEPTTPEATTPEPTTADDTTLGPTTPEATTPEATTAEDTTLEPTTSDATTPEATTPEATTTPSSPSPAPICPPGVFGNVPHPVLCDYYYNCIGGMEVLLRCLEGFEYDHSIRSCTRISENGCFARKNATTTTTENQVADTTTEDIESTTYRDNICPPGFSGTLPHSTLCSAYYRCEEGEAILKNCAKGFEYDAVIMDCVPISESGCYAQQGLTTTTDNNRLPELSTYKNDEEDYICPPMFSGNIEHPTLCDSYYTCFSGMEFLMNCSHGFEFDPVVKNCVRISSTGCFATRYNLTTTTTTTTPTPTTTENNKDKPICPPNYSGNVPHETKCDSYYTCFSGSEFLMQCPNGFEFDPTTKDCVRISETGCFAQQGLATTTDNNRLPELSTYKNDEENYICPPMFSGNIKHPTLCDSYYTCFAGMEFLMNCTHGFEFDPVVKDCVRISETGCFAQQGLATTTDNNRLPELSTYKNDEEKYICPPMFSGNIEHPTLCDSYYTCFAGMEFLMNCSHGFEFDPAVQNCVRISNTGCFATRYNLTTTTTTTTTTPTTTTTENNKVKSICPPNFSGNVPHKTKCDAFYTCFSGSEFLMQCPNGFEFDPNTKDCVRISDTGCFAQQSLATTTDNNRLPELSTNKNDEEDYNCPPMFSGNIEHPTLCDSYYTCFAGMEFLMNCSHGFEFDPVVENCVRVSNTGCFARRYNLTTRMTSTTTENNKIKPICPPAFSGNLPHRTKCDYYYTCFSGSEFLMRCPNGFEFDPTTNECVRISSSGCFARQNDPENICMPGESGHVPHPELCDTFYLCAMGEPLRLHCSRGFEFSAANGQCVAISDDGCFAKVKQSKKMPICSPAQVGNIPHHTRCDAYYSCMAGEATEVLCEEGLEFDPETKQCALISENGCTARK, translated from the exons ATGCGTTTACAAATATTACTCCTAATAGGAGCAGCATGGGCAGATGTCTTACCCAATGGCTGTCCACGAGATTTCAGCGTCCATCACCTGCTGAGACACGAAGACTGCACCAAATTCTACTCATGCAGCAATGGAGTGCCCATTGAGATGTCGTGTGGACCTGGAACTGGCTTTGACTTTGATTTACAG AAATGTACCGAGGACACGTCCGGCTGCGCCAAAAACGATCATAACTTTATAGACAGTGGCGGAACGTGTATTCCCACTGCACACGAAACAGATTGTACTAAGTTCTATTCCTGTGAAAATGGTGTTCATGTGTTGGCCACTTGTGATCCAGGTTATAGGTTTAATACCGAAATGGGG aaatgCGAAGTATCATCCAAAGTGACATGCAAACACATAAAAAAGCGCTCCATACAGACGAGATGTCCCAACGATGTGTGGATACAAATGAACATTCCACACGAGAGCGATTGCGATAAATACTACAGATGTTTCCACGGGAATCGAATCTTGATGTCCTGTTTTAATGGGGCGCATTATAATCCAAAGACTCAG AGTTGTGACACGCCGGAGAATGCTGGTTGCGCTGACGGGGAAATTATGGAGGATTGTCCAGCGAACACCTTTATCCCAATCTTCTTACCTCATGATACTGACTGTAACAAGTATTATAGATGCTTTAGAGGTAACAAACAAGTCCAAAGGTGTGGTCATGGACAGCATTTTAATGCGAAAACCCAG CTCTGCGATACAATAGCAAACGCTGGCTGTCAAGAGGAATCAAACACGCCGAATGGATGCTCAAAGGATGAAATATCTCTACCACACGAACAatgtgataaatattataaatgtgttcacgggaataaaatattaatgccTTGTCCAACTGGGACGCACTTTAGTTTCGAGTTACAG CGATGTGATTGGCCAAACATAGCGAAATGCGAGCCAACACAAACACCAACAACAACAACGACtacaacaacaacaacgaCGACGACGACACCAAAACCGGAATCAACACCCAGACCGGGATACTTTCCTAACGGATGTCCTATAGACTATAGAATTGAACAGTTGTTACCTCATCCGGATTGTACGAAGTTTTATCAGTGCGTGCATGGTTTTAAACAAGAAATGCCATGTCCAGGAGGAACGCACTTCAGTATTCATTTGcag AGATGTGATTGGCCCAGTATAGCGAAGTGTGTCCCGGGTACAACAACCACAACTCAACGCTCAATTACAACAACTCGCCAACCAACAACAAGTCGCCAACCAACAACAACTACTCGTCGACCGAcgacaacaacaacaacaacaactaaACCACCTATTAGTACCCCAAGGCCTGGATATTTCCCCAATGGATGTCCTATAGATTACAGAATAGAACAGCTGTTACCTCATCCGGACTGTGGCAAATACTATCAATGTGTACACGGTTTTAAACAAGAAATGCCGTGCTATCATGGTTTACACTTTAGTTACGAGCTACAG AGATGTGAATGGCCAAATATAGCAAAATGTGTGCCTGGTGGAACAACAACTACGCGATTACCAACAACGATAACAACGAAATTACCATCAACAACATCTACGACAACCACAACCACGACAACTAAACCAGTATCAACACCAAGGCCAGGTTATTTTCCCAATGGCTGTCCCGTAGACTACAGAATCGAACAATTGTTACCTCATCCTGACTGCACTAAATTCTATCAGTGCGTACATGGCTTTAAACAAGAAATGCCATGTCCAGGAGGAACACACTTTAGTTTTGAACTGCAG AGATGTGATTGGCCAAATATTGCTAATTGTAAGCCTGGAGCTTCAACTTCATCGCCAACAACAACAACTTCTACAACGCCCAGTACAACAACATCAACACCAAGGCCAACAACAACAACGCCGAGCTTAACAACAACGTCAAAGCCAGAATATTTACCAAATGGTTGTCCTAAGGACTTTTCAGTCCATTTGTTGTTACCACATGAGTACGATTGCACGAAATTCTATTATTGCAATTTTGGGGAGAAGGTTGAGCGGCAATGTAATTCGAATTTATACTTCGATCCAATTTTGCAG GTATGTAACTGGCCGTCAGCAGTTGATTGTAAGCCAAGCACGCCTCCTCCAAGTACAACTATAAAAGACCCCGAAACAACAACATCTGAGGTAACCACTCCAGTTGCTACTAGTCCTGATATCACAGTAAGTCCAGAAGTCTCTACACCTGACCCAACTACGCCTGAAGCAACATCAACAGAGGTTACAACCCCAAAAGCTACCACGGCTGAAGACACAACATTCGAGCCAACTACGCCTGCAGCAACAACACCAGAGGCTACCACGATTGACGAAATAACATTAGAGCCAACTATACCTGAAGCTACAACCCCAGAAGCTACCACGGCTGAAGACACAACATTAGAGCCAACTACGCCTGTAGCAACAACACCAGAGGCTACCACGGCTGAAGACACAACATTAGAGTCAACTACACCTGTAGCAACAACACCAGAAGCTACCACGGCTGAAGACACAACATTAGAGCCAACTACGCCTGCAGCAACAACACCAGAGGCTACCACGGCTGAAGATACTACATTAGAGCCAACTACACCTGAAGCTACAACCCCAGAAGCTACCACGGCTGAAGACACTACATTAGAGTCAACTACGCCTGCAGCAACAACACCAGAGGCTACCACGGCTGAAGACACAACATCAGAGCCAACTACGCCTGAAGCAACAACACCAGAAGCAACTACACCTGAAGCTACAACCCCAGAAGCTACCACGGCTGAAGACACTACATTAGAGCCAACTACACCTGAAGCTACAACTACAGAAGCTACCACGGCTGAAGACACAACATTAGAGCCAACTACACCTGAAGTTACCACAGCTGAAGACACAACATTAGAGCAAACTACGCCTGCAGCAACAACACCAGAGGCTACCACGGCTGAAGACACTACATTAGAGCCAACTACACCTGAAGCTACAACCCCAGAAGCTACCACGGCTGAAGACACTACATTAGAGTCAACTACGCCTGCAGCAACAAAACCAGAGGCTACCACGGCTGAAGACACAACATCAGAGCCAACTACGCCTGAAGCAACAACACCAGAAGCAACTACACCTGAAGCTACAACCCCAGAAGCTACCACGGCTGAAGACACAACATTAGAGCCAACTACGACTGAAGCTACAACCCCACAAGCTACCACGGCTGAAGACACAACATTAGAGCCAACTACGCCTGAAGCTACAACCCCAGAAGCTACCACGGTGAAAGACACAACATTAGAGCCAACTACACCTGAAACTACAACCCCAGTAGCTACCACGGTTGAAGACACAAC ATTAGAGCCAACTACACCTGAAGCTACAACCCCAGAAGCTACCACGGCTGAAGACACAACATTAGAGCCAACTACACCTGAAGCTACCACGGCTGAAGACACAACATTAGAGCCAACTACACCTGAAGCTACAACCCCAGAAGCTACCACGGTGGAAGACACAACATTAGAGCCAACTACACCTGAAGCTACAACCCCAGAAGCTACCACGGTGGAAGACACAACATTAGAGCCAACTACACCTGAAGCTACCACGGCTGAAGACACAACATTAGAGCCAACTACACCTGAAACTACAACCCCAGTAGCTACCACGGTGGAAGACACAACATTAGAGCCAACTACACCTGAAGCTACCACGGCTGAAGACACAACATTAGAGCCAACTACACCTGAAGCTACCACGGCTGAAGACACAACATTAGAGCCAACTACACCTGAAACTACAACCCCAGTAGCTACCACGGTTGAAGACACAACATTAGAGCCAACTACACCTGCAGAAACAACACCAGAGGCTACCACGGTTGAAGACACAACATTAGAGCCAACTACGCCTGAAGATACAACCCCAGAAGCTACCACGGTTGAAGACACAACATTAGAGCCAACTACGCCTGAAGCTACAACCCCAGAAGCTACCACGGCTGAAGACACAACATTAGAGCCAACTACACCTGAAGCTACCACGGCTGAAGACACAACATTAGAGCCAACTACACCTGAAGCTACCACGGCTGAAGACACAACATTAGAGCCAATTACACCTGAAACTACAACCCCAGTAGCTACCACGGTTGAAGACACAACATTAGAGCCAACTACACCTGAAGCTACAACCCCAGAAGCTACCACGGCTGAAGACACAACATTAGAGCCAACTACACCTGAAGCTACCACGGCTGAAGACACAACATTAGAGCCAACTACACCTGAAGCTACCACGGCTGAAGACACAACATTAGAGCCAACTACACCTGAAGCTACAACCCCAGAAGTTACCACGGCTGAAGACACAACATTAGAGCCAAATACGCCTGCAGCAACAACACCAGAGGCTACCACGGCTGAAGACACAACATTAGAGCCAACTACACCTGAAGCTACAACCCCAGAAGCTACCACGGCTGAAGACACAACATTAGAGCCAACTACGCCTGAAGCTACAACTACAGAAGCTACCACGGCTGAAGACACAACATTAGAGCCAACTACACCTGAAGCTACCACGGCTGAAGACACAACATTAGAGCCAACTACACCTGAA GCTACCACGGCTGAAGACACAACATTAGAGCCAACTACACCTGAAGCTACAACCCCAGAAGCTACCACGGCTGAAGACACAACATTAGAGCCAACTACGCCTGAAGCTACAACTACAGAAGCTACCACGGCTGAAGACACAACATTAGAGCCAACTACGCCTGCAGCAACAATACCTGAGGCTACCACGGCTGAAGACACTACATTAGAGCCAACTACGCCTGCAGCAACAACACCAGAGGCTACCACGGCTGAAGACACTACATTAGAGCCAACTACACCTGAAGCTACAACTACAGAAGCTACCACGGCTGAAGACACAACATTAGAGCCAACTACACCTGAAGTTACCACACCTGAAGACACAACATTAGAGCCAACTACGCCTGCAGCAACAACACCAGAAGCTACCACGGTTGAAGACACAACATTAGAGCCAACTACGCCTGAAGATACAACCCCAGAAGCTACCACGGTTGAAGACACAACATTAGAGCCAACTACGCCTGAAGCTACAACTACAGAAGCTACCACGGCTGAAGACACAACATTAGAGCCAACTACACCTGAAGTTACCACAGCTGAAGACACAACATTAGAGCCAACTACGCCTGCAGCAACAACACCAGAAGCTACCACGGTTGAAGACACAACATTAGAGCCAACTACGCCTGAAGATACAACCCCAGAAGCTACCACGGTTGAAGACACAACATTAGAGCCAACTACACCTGAAACTACAACCCCAGTAGCTACCACGGTGGAAGACACAACATTAGAGCCAACTACACCTGAAGCTACCACGGCTGAAGACACAACATTAGAGCCAACTACACCTGAAGCTACCACGGCTGAAGACACAACATTAGAGCCAACTACACCTGAAACTACAACCCCAGTAGCTACCACGGTTGAAGACACAACATTAGAGCCAACTACACCTGCAGAAACAACACCAGAGGCTACCACGGTTGAAGACACAACATTAGAGCCAACTACGCCTGAAGATACAACCCCAGAAGCTACCACGGTTGAAGACACAACATTAGAGCCAACTACGCCTGAAGCTACAACCCCAGAAGCTACCACGGCTGAAGACACAACATTAGAGCCAACTACACCTGAAGCTACCACGGCTGAAGACACAACATTAGAGCCAACTACACCTGAAGCTACCACGGCTGAAGACACAACATTAGAGCCAACTACACCTGAAGCTACAACCCCAGAAGCTACCACGGCTGAAGACACAACATTAGAGCCAACTACACCTGAAGCTACCACGGCTGAAGACACAACATTAGAGCCAACTACACCTGAAGCTACCACGGCTGAAGACACAACATTAGAGCCAACTACACCTGAAGCTACAACCCCAGAAGTTACCACGGCTGAAGACACAACATTAGAGCCAAATACGCCTGCAGCAACAACACCAGAGGCTACCACGGCTGAAGACACAACATTAGAGCCAACTACACCTGAAGCTACAACCCCAGAAGCTACCACGGCTGAAGACACAACATTAGAGCCAACTACGCCTGAAGCTACAACTACAGAAGCTACCACGGCTGAAGACACAACATTAGAGTCAACTACACCTGTAGCAACAACACCAGAGGCTACCACGGCTGAAGACACAACATTAGAGCCAACTACGCCTGCAGCAACAACACCAGAGGCTACCACGGCTGAAGATACTACATTAGAGCCAACTACACCTGAAGCTACAACCCCAGAAGCTACCACGGCTGAAGACACTACATTAGAGTCAACTACGCCTGCAGCAACAACACCAGAGGCTACCACGGCTGATGACACAACATTAGAGCCAACTACGCCTGCAGAAACAACACCAGAGGCTACCACGGCTGATGACACAACATTAGAGCCAACTACACCTGAAGCTACAACCCCAGAACCTACCACGGCTGATGACACAACATTAGAACCAACTACGCCTGAAGCTACAACCCCAGAACCTACCACGGCTGATGACACAACATTAGAGCCAACTACGCCTGAAGCTACAACCCCAGAGGCTACCACGGTTGAAGATACAACATTAGAGTCAACTACACCTGAAGCTACAACCCCAGAACCTACCACGGCTGATGACACAACATTAGAACCAACTACGCCTGAAGCTACAACCCCAGAACCTACCACGGCTGATGACACAACATTAGGGCCAACTACGCCTGAAGCTACAACCCCAGAAGCTACTACGGCTGAAGACACAACATTAGAGCCAACTACATCGGACGCAACAACACCAGAAGCAACTACACCTGAAGCTACAACGACGCCAAGTTCCCCATCACCTGCACCAATTTGTCCTCCAGGCGTTTTCGGCAATGTACCACATCCCGTTTTGTGTGACTACTATTACAATTGCATTGGAGGAATGGAGGTCTTATTGAGATGTTTAGAAGGCTTTGAGTACGATCACAGTATTCGG AGCTGCACACGTATTTCCGAAAATGGATGTTTTGCAAGAAAAAATGccacaacaacaacaacagaAAACCAGGTTGCTGACACAACCACGGAAGACATTGAATCAACAACATACAGAGACAACATTTGTCCACCAGGTTTTTCAGGCACTTTGCCACACTCAACACTTTGCAGTGCATATTATCGTTGTGAAGAGGGTGAAGCGATACTGAAGAACTGCGCGAAAGGATTCGAGTACGATGCCGTAATTAtg gACTGTGTTCCAATATCAGAGAGCGGTTGTTACGCACAGCAAGGTCTAACAACAACAACAGATAATAACAGATTACCTGAGTTATCAACTTACAAGAACGATGAAGAGGATTACATTTGTCCACCAATGTTTTCTGGGAATATCGAACATCCAACTTTGTGTGATTCGTATTACACTTGCTTTTCTGGAATGGAGTTTTTGATGAATTGCTCACATGGGTTCGAGTTTGACCCAGTTGTTAag AATTGCGTCCGCATCTCTAGCACGGGTTGTTTCGCAACACGATACAACttaacaacaacaacaacaacgaCGACACCAACTCCAACAACAACCGAAAACAACAAAGACAAACCAATTTGTCCACCGAACTACTCAGGAAATGTTCCCCACGAAACGAAATGCGATTCTTACTATACTTGCTTTAGTGGTTCGGAGTTTTTGATGCAGTGTCCCAACGGTTTTGAATTTGATCCGACTACAAAA GACTGTGTGCGAATATCGGAGACCGGTTGTTTCGCACAACAAGGCTTAGCAACAACAACAGACAACAATAGATTACCCGAGTTATCAACTTACAAGAACGATGAAGAGAACTATATATGCCCTCCAATGTTTTCTGGAAATATCAAACATCCAACTTTGTGTGATTCGTATTACACTTGCTTTGCTGGAATGGAGTTTTTGATGAATTGCACTCATGGGTTCGAGTTTGACCCAGTTGTTAAG GATTGTGTTCGAATATCGGAGACCGGTTGTTTTGCACAACAAGGCTTAGCAACAACAACTGACAACAATAGACTACCCGAGTTATCAACTTACAAGAACGACGAAGAGAAGTATATTTGTCCACCAATGTTTTCTGGGAACATCGAACATCCAACTTTGTGTGATTCGTATTATACTTGCTTCGCTGGAATGGAGTTTTTGATGAATTGTTCTCATGGATTCGAGTTTGATCCAGCTGTTCAG AACTGCGTCCGAATCTCGAACACTGGTTGTTTCGCAACACGATACAACTTGACAACAACAACAACGACGACGACAACGACACCAACTACAACAACAACCGAAAACAACAAAGTCAAATCAATATGTCCACCGAACTTCTCAGGAAATGTACCCCACAAAACGAAGTGCGATGCTTTCTATACTTGCTTTAGTGGTTCGGAGTTTTTGATGCAGTGTCCTAACGGATTTGAGTTTGATCCGAATACAAAA GACTGTGTTCGAATATCAGACACCGGTTGTTTCGCACAACAAAGCTTAGCAACAACAACAGACAACAATAGATTACCCGAGTTATCAACTAACAAGAACGATGAAGAGGATTACAATTGTCCACCAATGTTTTCTGGGAATATCGAACATCCAACTTTGTGTGATTCGTATTACACTTGCTTTGCTGGAATGGAGTTTTTGATGAATTGTTCTCATGGATTCGAATTCGATCCAGTTGTTGAG AATTGCGTCCGAGTTTCGAACACTGGTTGTTTTGCAAGACGATACAACTTAACAACAAGAATGACATCAACTACAACCGAAAACAACAAAATCAAACCAATATGTCCACCGGCTTTCTCAGGAAATCTTCCACACAGAACCAAATGCGATTATTACTATACTTGCTTTAGTGGTTCGGAGTTTTTGATGCGATGTCCCAACGGATTTGAATTTGATCCCACAACCAAC GAATGTGTAAGGATATCGTCGAGTGGATGTTTCGCGCGGCAAAATG